The following DNA comes from Chitinophaga nivalis.
ATACATGCCGTTGTACGACAGGGAGCAGGTATATCCGTTGCTGGACAAACGGATACAATCAAAGCTGGGTATCCGGATCGGTGGTACCCTGCAAGGTTTGAGCAAACATAGCAGCATTACTTCCCTGACATTAAGCAGTCTGCGGGCCTACAGCTACCGCATTCAGTTTGCCCTCTATGTAGATACCCCTCACCGTAAGCTGGCTATCCTGAAAATGATGTGGCCTGTTTTACTGTTATCGATATTCTCCATTGCCGGCGTGGTAGCCTTATTCTTTGTCACTTATCTGAACTGGCTCCGGCAGCGTAAACTATCGGATATGAAATCTGATTTTATCAACAACATCACACACGAATTACATACACCCCTGGCGGCCATCATTGTTGCTAACAAAAGCCTGCGCAACGAAAAAATCATTGACCGGAAAGAAAACATCGTTTCGCTGACAGAGGTCATCCAGCGTCAAAGCGAACGGCTGCACCGGCTCATTACGCAGGTAATAGACCTGACTGCCTGCAACGAGATCACCCTACATAAGGAAGAACAGGCGGTACACCGGCTGTTGGATGAGATGCTATTGGATTTCAGGTTGAAATATACAGATGCCCAGATTGATCTGTGTCTGGAGGCAAACGCTACGCGGGATATTGTTTGGCTGGATACCTTCTGTTTTACGACCCTGATTTTTAATCTGCTCGACAATGCCATGAAATATAATATACACGAGCGAAAGAAAATAAAGGTCACTACACGCAGTAATAAAAAGCACCTGGAAATAAGTATCGAAGATAATGGCATTGGTATCTGCGCGGATACACAAAAACATATTTTTGATAAATTCTACCGCAACACCAAACCGTTGCCGGTGAAGGTAAAAGGGTTAGGCCTGGGATTGTTTTATGTGAAACAATGCATTGAAGCGCATGAGTGGGAACTACTGGTCTGGAGTCAGCCTGGCAAAGGAACTACCTTTACGGTTACTATTCCTTTGCCACAGTAGTTGAAGAATGGCCCCGTTTTATATACATTAAACACCACGGATATGAAAACAAGGATTTTATTTGCGGAAGATGAAACTGACCTGGGTAACGTCGTGCGGCAATACCTGGAGGTGATGGACTTTGCAGTAGATTGGCACACCAATGGCCGGGATGCACTGGCTGCATTTCGCAAACAACCCGGTGAATATGATATACTATTGCTGGATGTAAGCCTGCCACTGCTGGATGGTTTTCAGCTGGCCAATGAAGTATTGCAGCTAGCGCCGCATACTTTTTTTATTTTCCTGACTGCCCGTAAAGAAAAAAACGATCGGTTACATGGATTGAAAATTGGCGCCGACGACTATATTACCAAACCCTTTGACATTGATGAGCTGGTACTGCGTATCAGAAATATTATCAAAAGGAGAGACGGCGGCAGTTTCCCATTGCCGCTTACCTCCAAGCTGGAGGCAGGAGATATCCTGTTTCTGAAAGACGCGCTGAAACTAGTCATCCGGCATCAGCCAGAGATCATGCTGACGCCGCGGGAAGCAGAACTACTGGAATACCTGTTTCGCCATCAGAACAAAGTAGTGAAACGGGAAGATATTCTCGTACAGCTATGGGGAGATAATGACTATTTTCTGGGCAGAAGCCTGGATGTGTTTATCTCCAGACTGCGTAAGTTGTTGGTACATTCGGAGCAGGTGAGTATTGAAAATGTGTATGGAGTGGGGTATGTTTTTAAGGTGGTATGATTGGGCCAATCAGCTATTGATAATATTTTCATCTAACCTACCTGCAACTGTAGCTTTTTCTAAATGTCCAACAGTTAGTTTTTTGGTTGCCTTCTTTTTTTTACCGGTTAAAAACCGCATGATAGCAGGTATGATTATATCTCCTTCTGGTTCAAAATATTCTGCGGCCATAAAATGAGAAACGTCTACATTAAATACTTTCCCAAAGGCGATTATGAATTCTACGGCATCATCGCCCGTTATTCCAAGATCGTCTTCTAGCATTGTTTCTGAGGTAATCTCTTCGTTATCAATATGAGCTTGCCTGATTACAAAGTCTTTTAATTTACTGAATGGCTTATCCATAGTATTGATATGGTCAGTTTTTAGTGTACAAACGCAAGTAAATCATTTTTATGTTTAATGGTCTCTTTAGTTTTAAGACCTGTCCAGGAGCTAATACAAAATCTTCACATGGTGGATCTATAATAATTACTAAAGATTCTGCCGATGTATTATCAAAACTTAAAACTAAATCTTTGCTTACCATATTTTTAATAGATGTTGTTACTGGAACATGGGATGCCTTGGAGGTACTATAAATTAAATTCCCCGGTTGTGAAATGAGATTAATACCCACTTATTTTCCTTACAGGAATATTCAAATATCGTTGTTGAACCTCCTCCATTCGAGAAGTTATAGTCACGATTTTTATAGGTTATGTAATAATCCATAATGTTGATTGTTAGTCGATTGTTATTTAGTATTGTAAGTACTTTCCATGCATATATGCCCTTTGAGAGTGCTTTCCTATTTCTATCATCGTAAACATTAATAAGTTTAAACTTACTGTTGGAGGGTATATCGTTTAAAGGCTGATTTTGTTCGTTTAATAAGTACAGGTTATTAAGATAGTCGTTATTAGGCTGTTTTTTGGTTACGTCCAGGTATCGGGTATACATAATATTAATAGCGGAATCTATCATTGACTTGTATTCGTCTTTATTTTGTTGTGCGTTTACTTTAAAGCAGTAGATTAATATACTAGTAACAAAAAGCAGGTGCTTCATATTTTATCAGTAGTTTTTTGAATTGCTCTATGTAACGGATTTAGAGAGGTTTTACTTTCGGATGGATTTAGGATCGATGTCTATTCAGTCAGAGAAATTGTCTACTATTTATTTTGATCTTTAGTGGCTGTCGATAACTCATAAACTAATGATCAGTTGGAAAACAAAATATGAGACATATACTAGTATAGGAAGAGATAATACGAAAGTTCTATCTATTACAATAGAATGCTGATCAAACCATTGATGGATATAATATTTCATTATCTTAAGTGCTATAATAATTCCAATTATTGAAAGAGGTAATACCACAAACCAGCTAATTAACCTATTTGATGGACTTCTTTCAGGAATTACTTGAACATAACTAACAAGTATGTCTTTGATAGCTATGATAATAAAAATAATAAATGATAGTAGTGAATTAAGATACAGAGATCTATTTTGAGTGCTTGGTTCTCTATTTTCCAAGAAGTTATTTGTAAAGATCATTGCAGGGAGAATTATTGGATAAAACCCATCCAATTTTATCATTGGATTTATTTGCGAGAAATGTAATGTTCAATTGTGATACGGATATTGGTTTACGATCTTTTCTGCCGTATCCAAATTCGAGTTCTTTGCAAAAAGATAATAGATTTCCAGAAAAAGAAAGATCCAGCAGGCCATCTTTGTTGATGTCAATATTTTGAAACTGCAGTTCAAATGGTTGATAGCTGATACAATCCATACTATTATTGTAAATAGGGATTCCATTTTTGCAATATTGATTAGATAAGGTATTGAAACTACTTTGAAAGTCTAGGCCATCGAAATCATATAAATAAAAATAGCCTTTTGATTTTGAGATATGAGTACCTCCAATGAAGTAGTCTGTGTCACTTTCTATTAGCTTCACAAGTCGTAAATGTTCCAAAAAGAATACAGCGGCTTGCGCCCTTTTCTTACTAACGACTAAAATTCCTTTTTTATCTATTACTTCCGGCAGGTTTTCGGATAACTCGAAATTATAAATGTCAGTTTCTCCCCATTTTTTAAGTAGTACTTTTTTGAAGTGTGTTATCTTTTTTATGTCATTGGGGGTGAGCCCATTAAATAAATGAGGGAAGGCTTCCAGAAATTTTTTTTTTCTAGTCAGGTCTGTATTAAGATCATCTATGATGAATTTTACAACTTCACTACGGCTTATCGGATCGACAGACTCTTTGTTTTGGTATCCTTTCTCATATTTATCAGATGATGCAAAAGAGGGTGTAGCATTTATTGTTTTCTTATCGGATTGAGATGTACACCCAGTGAAAAGAGTAATAAGAGTAATGCCAATAATTAAGTTTCTCATTCTATGTAATATGAAAATGTCAATAATTGTTCTTAGTTGCTTTCTGCATGCTATTGTACCTTTCCAGAATCTTTTTCATGTAGTTTGGATCTCCACCACCATTATATCGTTTGATGGCGTCTAACCAATCTCCATTGTTTCCTGCTCTCCAATTCATATT
Coding sequences within:
- a CDS encoding sensor histidine kinase, encoding MQKSRSIYLLIAIVSFFTLAIVQIYLVFHMFELQNDQYNLPEKKVIKESYEDAIANDNLFPGAGKIVDRYIEGSNLLHLEQLYRTDSAAFHAYRQRMLDSTVKTLIARNNIDSLLQLIITRNKLNPQLRYALLLVAIDVAFESNKYMPLYDREQVYPLLDKRIQSKLGIRIGGTLQGLSKHSSITSLTLSSLRAYSYRIQFALYVDTPHRKLAILKMMWPVLLLSIFSIAGVVALFFVTYLNWLRQRKLSDMKSDFINNITHELHTPLAAIIVANKSLRNEKIIDRKENIVSLTEVIQRQSERLHRLITQVIDLTACNEITLHKEEQAVHRLLDEMLLDFRLKYTDAQIDLCLEANATRDIVWLDTFCFTTLIFNLLDNAMKYNIHERKKIKVTTRSNKKHLEISIEDNGIGICADTQKHIFDKFYRNTKPLPVKVKGLGLGLFYVKQCIEAHEWELLVWSQPGKGTTFTVTIPLPQ
- a CDS encoding DUF1493 family protein codes for the protein MDKPFSKLKDFVIRQAHIDNEEITSETMLEDDLGITGDDAVEFIIAFGKVFNVDVSHFMAAEYFEPEGDIIIPAIMRFLTGKKKKATKKLTVGHLEKATVAGRLDENIINS
- a CDS encoding response regulator transcription factor, which encodes MKTRILFAEDETDLGNVVRQYLEVMDFAVDWHTNGRDALAAFRKQPGEYDILLLDVSLPLLDGFQLANEVLQLAPHTFFIFLTARKEKNDRLHGLKIGADDYITKPFDIDELVLRIRNIIKRRDGGSFPLPLTSKLEAGDILFLKDALKLVIRHQPEIMLTPREAELLEYLFRHQNKVVKREDILVQLWGDNDYFLGRSLDVFISRLRKLLVHSEQVSIENVYGVGYVFKVV